The segment CTCCACTCCCGCTAATGATATGATAAAATCATTAGCGGGAGTGATTTTATGTACGAGAAAAAAGATCGAAGTCAACAAAGCCAAATTGAATTCTTCTGCTTAGAAGATTTAGTACCGAAAGATCATATATTACGAGACATTGAACGAGCCATCGATTTTCGCTTCATCTACGACGAAGTCGACGGTTTATATAGCGACTCCGAACGAGGCAAACCAGGAATTGATCCGGTGAGTCTGTTTAAGATCGTACTGATTCAATACCTGTTCGGCATTCGTAGCATGCGTCAAACCATGAAAGAAATTGAAGTAAATATGGCTTACCGCTGGTTTATCGGATACGGCCTTACCGAAAAAGTCCCGCACTTTTCAACCTTCGGCAAGAATTATACCCGGCGTTTTCAAGGAAGCGATGTGTTTGAGCGGATCTTTATGCGCATCCTGTACGAAGCAGTAAACTGCGGTTTCATTGATGCAAGTTCCGTATTCATTGACGGAACCCATATCAAAGCACGAGCCAACAAAAAGAAAAGCGCAAAAGTGTTTGTGCCGATTCCGGCCAAGCAATATCAAGATGAACTGAATGCGGAAATTCAAGCCGATCGCGAAAACCATGGCAAGAAACGGTTAAAAGATAAAGACGACGATGAAAATCCGCCGCAAGGTAAAACCATCACGCAAAGTACGACGGATCCGGAAAGCGGCTTGTTTCATAAAGGCGAGCATGAAAAATGCTTTGCCTACGTAACCAACACGGCTTGTGACCGGCATAACTTCATATTAGGATACGAAGTCGCAGCGGGCAATGTTAATGACAGTCGATTGTTTGATGAACTGTATGAACGAGTCGTCAGTTATTTCCCTGAAACCGAAACCGTTGCCGTCGATGCGGGCTACAAAACGCCCTGGATTATGAAACAAATTATCGACAGTGGCCGAATTCCTGTCGTTCCCTACAAGCGTCCTATGACAAAAGAAGGGTTCTTCAAGAAATATGAATACGTATATGATGAATATTATGAATGCATGATTTGCCCTGGCAACCAGGCGCTTGGCTACAGTACGACGAATCGTGAAGGATATCAAGAATATAAAAGCGATGCAAAACAATGCAAAGTGTGTCCGCATTTAGAGCAATGCACGCAGAGCAAAGCGCATCAAAAGCAAGTCCAAAGGCATGTATGGGAATCCTATCTGGAACTTGCTGATGAGTATCGGCACATGCCGATATATCGCGATATTTACAAATTGCGCTCGCAAACAATTGAGCGTGTCTTTGCAGATGCAAAAGAAAAGCATGCAATGCGCTATACGCAACTGCGTGGCCTGCAGAAAGTGAAAATGCAGGTGACGCTTACTTTTGCATGCATGAATCTGAAAAAACTGGCGACCTGGAAGAAACGCAGGGGTATATTACCGCCTGTTTTTCAACGTTTTTTCGAAAAACTGCGTTTTTGCAGTGAAAATTGGATAACTGAAATTGAAAAATGCACCTTACGCTTTGCGTAAAGTGCATTTTGTCGACGGTCTGAGCAGTCTGCATAGGCAGGCTGCTTATTTTTTATTTCGCGTTGCCGGGCTTCGGTTCTGCGGCGGGAATATTGAGCTTAACGGGTGGGAAAGCTTTGAAGCCGTCGCGAAAGACTTCGGTCATCGTTTCGTCTTCATCCAGCAGATAGATACGGCCGGGCTGCCCGTTGTTGTCATAATCAATGCCGCTCCACCAAATCGCCAATTTAATATTCGGATATTGGCGGATCTGGCGGAACATGTTGCGCGTCCAGGCGGCCTTATCGCCGCCGACCGAACTGGCGGCAAATTCGGTCAGCATGAACGGTTTATCGAAGACTTGGCTGTACTCGGCATATAAGGGGCGGTAAATATCGTCAAAATCGCGCCACGTTTCACCGGGAAAGTAGGTGCCGGTATTGTAGCCGGTCATGCCGACGACGTCGACATATTCATCACCCGGATAGTAGACGAGTGCATGGTTCCATTTGAAGTCGGGTCTTGATACGTCGTGCGGATTCCAGACCCAGATCAGGTTATCGACGCCAGCCTGGCGGAAACGGTCGTGCAGATAGCGCCAAAGGGCGATGTACATAGCCGCATCCTTATTGGTGAAATAGGCGGAGTACCAACACCAGTCGCCGTTCATCTCATTGTTGAGACGGAAGAGGATCGGATGGTTGAATTCTTTCAGGCTTTGCGCATATTCATCGAGATAAGCGTCGTACTTGCCGTCGAGAATATCATAAATCGTGCTGGCGTTGTCTTTACGGTAATTGGCCGCCGACATTGCCACCGCGTTGCCGGGGCGGATCGACTGGAAGGTAAGCTCGACAACTTTGCCCGCAGCATAGGCCTGTTGCAAACCGCGCAGCGGGAGTCTCTCTTCCAGCGTGTGGTAACGGATGATGAAATTAAGCGGATAGTTAAGCTTTTCTTCGATCGCAGTCAGATAGGACATCGTTTCCGGCGCCGAGGGTTCAAACATGCCCCAGCTTAAAAGCGCTTTGGCGGAGAAAACGGATTGAAAGAGTGCGGCCGTTTCTTTGTTCATTGCGGAGCGCGCCGGCAGCAGCGGTTTGCTGTAGACCGCGCGTCCTGTCTGCGCAGCGAGGCGGAAACTGCTGAAGATCTCGCGCGCGTTTGTAATCGGCTGACTGGATTTGATGAAAACCGTATAGACTTCTTTCGCGTTTTTCACGAATTCGGCGCTGGCATAATAACGCTTGTCGTTCTCGATATGCGCCAGTGGCCGACGCTGCCACTCCAGGATATGTGCGCGCAAGCCGTTGATCGTGCGTGAGTCTTCCGCCAAAACCGTATGATCATTCGTGTTCAGCGTGAAACGATTTCCATAGGAAATATAATCGCGGCTGTTGTTTTCCGTACCGGAAAAATTGTCATAGTAGATCTCGATGCGCGTCGTATCATTAAAAAAGACGTTGCGCACCGGCGAAAGAGTGAAGTCTTCCTGTAAAGAGGACGGAATCAAAAGGCTGTAGCCGGCCGGGTGATCGGTAAAACGACCATACCACTCGTTTTGCGGCGTCAGTTCTTTAAGATCCTGCTCGGAGGCGGCGCTGTCGATGCTTTCGACAGGTGAGCCGTTAAGCCAGTAAGCGGCATTTGCCGAAGCGGTTGGCAGGAAAAAAAGGCAGGCGGCAAGAAATAAGACAGATAGATGCATGCGCAAAGAATTCACCTCAGTTTCATAGTATCCGGTTTAGTTTATCATAGAGAGATTCAGTTTGCAAAAGGAGCAGATCGTGATAGATGAGCAGATCATACGACTGCCTCAGTTGACGGGGCGGTTTTCATTTTCCTTGGGGCAAGAACAGCTGCTGGTGGTAGCGGGCGGGCGGATGCCGCAAAGCGAATGGCTGACGAGCTGCAGCGTGCAGCGTCATGTCTGGTGCGCCGATCGCGGCGTAGATGCCTGCCGACTGGCCGGCATCGTTCCGGAAGTACTGCTTGGCGATCGGGACAGCGGGACGATTGCCGGCTGGCAATGGGCCTCAGAACAGGGCAGCCGTGTGGCGCTCTTTCCGCAAGATAAGGACTGGACCGATTTGCAGTTGGTTTTACAAGAGGCCGGAAAAACGTTCGATGGCGCAGCGGTCATCGTAAGCGGCGCGTTTGGCGGACGTTTCGACCATGCCTGGGCTAACGCGACCAGTCTGATCTGGAGCAGGGAATGGGGCATACGGGGCTGGATCATGGCGGATGAGCAGGAGGCGCTGGTCTTATTGCCGGGACCGGCGTCGTTTGAAATTATCGATTGGCAAGCGCCTGAAGTGATCTCGCTTTTGCCGCTTGCCGGGCCTTGCAACGGTGTGCAAATGAAGGGGGGACATTGGAGTCTTCCATCCGAGCTGCTCGAACCGACGCGTCCGGCAACGCTTTGCAACCGGCCGGAAAAAGACGAGAAACCGGCCTTTCAGGTAGAAAGCGGTTGGCTGGGCATCTATTTTTCCTGGGATGCTTGTCAAGTTGTGCGGAGTATAATATGATTAGGACAAACTAAATACGCGTATTGCTAGGGGTGCCCGCCAGGGCTGAGAGATGAGACGTTGCCTCATTAACCCTTACACCTGATCTGGATAATGCCAGCGAAGGGAAGCCTGCCGTTTTTGCCAGGACTCTTTTCGGGTCGTGGTTTTTTTTATTGATAAAAGGGGGAGAAAATATGATTGACGCGGCAACCTTAACGAAAAATCTGACGGAATTGACGGCTCATCCCACATCGCTGCTTACGCTTGCGGGGCTTATATTATTGATTTTAGCAAGTCTTCGCATGCGAAAAGTCCCTTTAACGCCGCGTGTGATGGCCAATATCGGCATGATGCTCGCGCTGGCGACGGTCTTGAAAGTGTTCCGGCTCTACCATCTGCCGCAGGGAGGCAGCATCACGCTGGGCAGTATGGCGCCTATTTTGCTCTTAGCGCTCTTTTATGGACCGGAAGTCGGCTTTTTAGCCGGTTTTCTCTACGGCATCATTACGCTGGTCTTGGACCCGTATGTGCTTCATCCGCTGCAGGTGCTGTTTGACTATCCGCTGCCCTTTATTGCGCTTGGCTTAATCGGCTATTTCAAGGAACATGTAATGATGGGGACGGTAGTGGCTATGTTCGGACGTTTTATCTGCCACTTTATTTCCGGCGTCGTCTTTTTTGGCAGTTATGCGCCACCTGGCATGTCGCCCTACTGGTATTCATTGATGGTAAATGGCACGTTTATCGGTGTGGAAGGCGTTATCTGCCTAGTTGTAATGGCGGCGCTGCCATTAAAGCGCTTGTACGGCATCTTTGACAGAGAAAGGCGTTCCTATTCCTTGCCGCAGTAATTTTATAAAACGCAAAGAAGAGAGCCTGCAATCATTGCGGGCTCTCTTCTTCTTTGACGGCAATAAAAAGCCGTCTGCCGAGACTTTCACTGCAGCAGACGGCCTTATGCGAAAAGAATTTAGTCTTTAGCTTTAACGTTCCAGACCAAAGCGGCCAGGATAAAGGATACGACCGCTGCGCCGACCCAGAAATCGGCAGCCAGTGCAAAGTCATAGACTTTTTTGCCATTGACGATGGTCATGTGCGAATTGATCAAATAACCGCTGACGACTTCTTGCGCCGCTGCGCCGCCATAGCTCAAGAGGCCGATCATGCCCATTGCCGCGCCGGTAGCGCGTTTCGGACAAATGTCAACGGCCATCAGACCGCCCAGGTAGCAAACCAATGCGCCCATCGTGAAGCCGTAGAGGACCATGCTGCCCATGTCGATCATCGGATGCGCCGGAGCCCAGACGAACAAAGCAATCGACAAAGCGTAAAGAACGCCGTAAATCAAAGCAGGCATGTTGCGTTTGTGGTTAAAGAATTTGTCGGAGACGAGACCGCAAG is part of the Azotosporobacter soli genome and harbors:
- a CDS encoding IS1182 family transposase, coding for MYEKKDRSQQSQIEFFCLEDLVPKDHILRDIERAIDFRFIYDEVDGLYSDSERGKPGIDPVSLFKIVLIQYLFGIRSMRQTMKEIEVNMAYRWFIGYGLTEKVPHFSTFGKNYTRRFQGSDVFERIFMRILYEAVNCGFIDASSVFIDGTHIKARANKKKSAKVFVPIPAKQYQDELNAEIQADRENHGKKRLKDKDDDENPPQGKTITQSTTDPESGLFHKGEHEKCFAYVTNTACDRHNFILGYEVAAGNVNDSRLFDELYERVVSYFPETETVAVDAGYKTPWIMKQIIDSGRIPVVPYKRPMTKEGFFKKYEYVYDEYYECMICPGNQALGYSTTNREGYQEYKSDAKQCKVCPHLEQCTQSKAHQKQVQRHVWESYLELADEYRHMPIYRDIYKLRSQTIERVFADAKEKHAMRYTQLRGLQKVKMQVTLTFACMNLKKLATWKKRRGILPPVFQRFFEKLRFCSENWITEIEKCTLRFA
- a CDS encoding glycoside hydrolase family 26 protein produces the protein MHLSVLFLAACLFFLPTASANAAYWLNGSPVESIDSAASEQDLKELTPQNEWYGRFTDHPAGYSLLIPSSLQEDFTLSPVRNVFFNDTTRIEIYYDNFSGTENNSRDYISYGNRFTLNTNDHTVLAEDSRTINGLRAHILEWQRRPLAHIENDKRYYASAEFVKNAKEVYTVFIKSSQPITNAREIFSSFRLAAQTGRAVYSKPLLPARSAMNKETAALFQSVFSAKALLSWGMFEPSAPETMSYLTAIEEKLNYPLNFIIRYHTLEERLPLRGLQQAYAAGKVVELTFQSIRPGNAVAMSAANYRKDNASTIYDILDGKYDAYLDEYAQSLKEFNHPILFRLNNEMNGDWCWYSAYFTNKDAAMYIALWRYLHDRFRQAGVDNLIWVWNPHDVSRPDFKWNHALVYYPGDEYVDVVGMTGYNTGTYFPGETWRDFDDIYRPLYAEYSQVFDKPFMLTEFAASSVGGDKAAWTRNMFRQIRQYPNIKLAIWWSGIDYDNNGQPGRIYLLDEDETMTEVFRDGFKAFPPVKLNIPAAEPKPGNAK
- a CDS encoding thiamine diphosphokinase; its protein translation is MIDEQIIRLPQLTGRFSFSLGQEQLLVVAGGRMPQSEWLTSCSVQRHVWCADRGVDACRLAGIVPEVLLGDRDSGTIAGWQWASEQGSRVALFPQDKDWTDLQLVLQEAGKTFDGAAVIVSGAFGGRFDHAWANATSLIWSREWGIRGWIMADEQEALVLLPGPASFEIIDWQAPEVISLLPLAGPCNGVQMKGGHWSLPSELLEPTRPATLCNRPEKDEKPAFQVESGWLGIYFSWDACQVVRSII
- the thiT gene encoding energy-coupled thiamine transporter ThiT codes for the protein MIDAATLTKNLTELTAHPTSLLTLAGLILLILASLRMRKVPLTPRVMANIGMMLALATVLKVFRLYHLPQGGSITLGSMAPILLLALFYGPEVGFLAGFLYGIITLVLDPYVLHPLQVLFDYPLPFIALGLIGYFKEHVMMGTVVAMFGRFICHFISGVVFFGSYAPPGMSPYWYSLMVNGTFIGVEGVICLVVMAALPLKRLYGIFDRERRSYSLPQ